Genomic segment of Martelella lutilitoris:
GCCGTGGCCAATCAACCGCAAACACCAGATCAGGACCTACAGATATGTTGACCGCCGCAATTCCATTTCCCAACATCGGCCCCGATCTTTTCTCTATCGAGATCGGCGGGTTCACGTTGGCGCTGCGCTGGTATGCGCTCGCTTACATCGTCGGTATCCTGATCGGCTGGCGCATCTGCGTCGCTGCCGTTGCGCGCCCTGCGCTGTGGCCCGCTGCCGGGCCGCCACTTGATCGCCGTCAGATCGAAGACCTGCTGACCTGGATCATTATCGGCGTGATCGCTGGTGGCCGACTGGGTTTCGTGCTGTTCTACCAGCCCGAATATTACCTGGCCAATCCGCTGGAAATACTCATGATCTGGCAGGGCGGCATGTCCTTCCACGGCGGGTTCCTCGGCGTCGCCGTTGCTGGCCTGGCATATTGTATTCGTCAGAACGCATCCATGCTGAGCACGACCGATCTTCTGGCCATCGCTACACCACCGGGGCTGTTTCTGGGGCGGATTGCGAATTTCATCAACAACGAACTCTGGGGGCGGCCCACGGACGTGCCTTGGGCCGTGATCTTTCCGGGCGAGGTCGCCCAGACCTGTCCGGGCATCACCTCGATATGTGCCCGCCACCCCTCGCAGCTTTATGAAGGTCTGCTCGAAGGGCTGCTGCTCGGGTTCATCCTTCTTTACCTCGCCTGGCGCCGGGGCTGGCTCAGGATGCCCGGCGCGCTGACAGGTGTTTTCCTGACCGGCTACGGTCTTGCCAGAAGCTTTGTCGAGTTGTTCCGGCAGCCCGACATGCAGTTCGTGACCTCCGACAATCCGATCGGCCATGCCCTGCACTTCGGCGATTGGGGGCTGACGATGGGACAGGTTCTTTCTGCGCCAATGATCCTGGTCGGGCTGGCGCTGATCCTTCGAGCGGTGAACGGATCCGGGGGCGCAACCGGGCAACGATCGAAAAAAACTGCCTGACCTCGGCAGCGATCTGCAACTGGTGATTGGGAAATAGGATGGCCGCAAAGTCACTTATGAATCGATTGACGGCACCCATGAACTCGATCGTCCGTGGTACCGGGTCGATGCGAAGGTGGCGGAAAACGAAGTTTATGGGTCCAGTAATGAGACAATACGTCGGGCAAATGGGGGCATGGAATCTCACCGTTCTTGCCATCATAATTGCCTCTTGGGTCATATATAGATATTTTGCACCAAGTAACTGGCGGGAGTGGGCCAGTGCCGGCATCGTGCAAGCGTTTATCATTTCACTTTACGCCGAAATGTACGGCTTCCCTCTTACAGTATACCTTGCTGTTCGATTTTTCGGAATGGACAGGGGCGATCTCACGACCAACTTGTGGTCAAGCCTTCTGGGCTTCGACGAGGCCATGGTTCTTGCAATGCTATTAGGCTATGCGCTCGCGCTGGTCGGCATTTGCCTCATAGTGGGAGGTTGGCGCGAACTCTACAGGAATCGAAAGAAAGGTACCCTTGCGACGGGTCGCCTTTATAAATTTGTCCGGCACCCTCAATATTTGGGTCTGTTTATCGTCCTATTTGGAGAGGGAGTGGTGCATTGGCCAACACTACTATCTGTTTCTTTGCTCCCGTTCATCATGTTCTTTTACATAGCATTGGCGAAAAGGGAGGAGGAGACTCTGGAACGATTGTTCGGCAAACAATATGCGCTGTATAAGCAGGATGTTCCTGCGTTTGTTCCGCGTTGGGATCAGCTTCGAGACGCTGTGATGATATGGATTTTGTTCCGAGACTAAACGACAGATGCGACCGCCCCAGCCATTCGGCGGAGCAGATGTTCTGGTCTGCGAGTCCACCTATGGCAACCGGTCCCATTCCGACGTGGACCCAGAAGCCGAACTGGCACCGATCCTCAAACGCACCTTTGCCCGCGGCGGCACGGTGCTGATCCCGTCCTTTGCCGTCGGACGGGTGCAGGGGCTGATGCTGCACATTGCGCGATTGATGGAGCGCGGCGATATTCCCTATGTCCCGGTGTTCCTCAACAGCCCGATGGCGGTGAATGCGACCGAGATCTATCACCGTCATCACGCCGAGCACCACGTCAGCCGCGAAGACTGCATTGCGATGTTCGAGATCGCCAAGAGGGTAAACACGGTCGAGCAATCCA
This window contains:
- the lgt gene encoding prolipoprotein diacylglyceryl transferase encodes the protein MLTAAIPFPNIGPDLFSIEIGGFTLALRWYALAYIVGILIGWRICVAAVARPALWPAAGPPLDRRQIEDLLTWIIIGVIAGGRLGFVLFYQPEYYLANPLEILMIWQGGMSFHGGFLGVAVAGLAYCIRQNASMLSTTDLLAIATPPGLFLGRIANFINNELWGRPTDVPWAVIFPGEVAQTCPGITSICARHPSQLYEGLLEGLLLGFILLYLAWRRGWLRMPGALTGVFLTGYGLARSFVELFRQPDMQFVTSDNPIGHALHFGDWGLTMGQVLSAPMILVGLALILRAVNGSGGATGQRSKKTA
- a CDS encoding methyltransferase family protein, whose protein sequence is MRQYVGQMGAWNLTVLAIIIASWVIYRYFAPSNWREWASAGIVQAFIISLYAEMYGFPLTVYLAVRFFGMDRGDLTTNLWSSLLGFDEAMVLAMLLGYALALVGICLIVGGWRELYRNRKKGTLATGRLYKFVRHPQYLGLFIVLFGEGVVHWPTLLSVSLLPFIMFFYIALAKREEETLERLFGKQYALYKQDVPAFVPRWDQLRDAVMIWILFRD